In Lysobacter lycopersici, a genomic segment contains:
- a CDS encoding EVE domain-containing protein, with product MGRGCTRHVHDHHRRPRVSRKRHWLMKTEPDAFSIDDLKRVVTEPWNGVRNYQARNHMRQMQPGDGVLFYHSSCEVPAIVGTATVASEPYPDPTQFDPKSDYYDAKSTRAEPRWSLVDVKFDRKLKRAIPLEEIKRHGDALGEGFALTQRGSRLSVMPVTAAQWKLLLSLE from the coding sequence ATGGGGAGAGGGTGCACACGCCACGTTCATGACCACCACCGGAGACCTCGCGTGAGCCGCAAGCGCCACTGGCTGATGAAGACCGAACCGGACGCGTTTTCCATCGATGACCTCAAGCGCGTCGTCACCGAACCGTGGAACGGCGTGCGCAACTACCAGGCGCGCAACCACATGCGGCAGATGCAGCCCGGCGATGGCGTGCTGTTCTACCACTCCAGCTGCGAAGTGCCCGCCATCGTCGGCACCGCGACGGTCGCGAGCGAGCCGTATCCGGACCCGACCCAGTTCGATCCGAAATCGGATTACTACGACGCGAAAAGCACGCGCGCCGAACCGCGCTGGTCGCTGGTCGACGTGAAGTTCGACAGGAAGCTCAAGCGCGCGATCCCGCTGGAAGAGATCAAGCGCCACGGCGACGCACTCGGCGAAGGTTTCGCCCTGACCCAGCGCGGCAGCCGCCTGTCGGTGATGCCGGTCACCGCCGCGCAGTGGAAGTTGTTGTTGTCCCTCGAATGA
- a CDS encoding rubredoxin, whose translation MSESAPAVAYRTWMCVVCGFIYDEAAGLPEEGIPPGTRWEDVPDTWTCPDCGVTKDDFEMMAL comes from the coding sequence ATGTCCGAATCCGCTCCCGCCGTCGCCTACCGCACCTGGATGTGCGTGGTCTGCGGCTTCATCTACGACGAGGCCGCCGGCCTGCCCGAAGAGGGCATTCCGCCGGGCACGCGCTGGGAAGACGTGCCGGACACTTGGACCTGCCCGGACTGCGGCGTGACCAAGGACGATTTCGAGATGATGGCGCTTTAG
- a CDS encoding DNA polymerase Y family protein has product MTLRCLYVDFNSFFASVEQQDRPELRGQPVGVVPVQSMTTCCIAASIEAKEHGIRTGTLVSEAKGQCADIALIEARPERYIEVHHRLMNAIQDCIPHGKAASIDEVPCWLIGRERQRDNAIEIAHRIKRRIAEDFDWIKCSIGIAPNQFLAKTASDMQKPDGLTVLEPTDLPHKLHALELRDLCGIGPSMERRLHAAGIDSVEKLCDANRERLRLAWGSVEGERYWMQLRGHHFARPSAQRGSIGHSHVLGPELRHFEGARSVLFKLLAKAAMRLRARDQDGQGPFLTRGMAIRLRFVGLDTRFERDLQFAPIDDTPTLLHLLGEQLAQLQRHIATKRWDPRRHPPLSVAVTLVGLEERGHVTGELMAARQRDRDMSGVVDRINRKYGNNSVYFGAMHCALDKDAAPMRIPFQHVPETGLERDVRPRNGFRRATGSDTSHELYLLRERQFKVLAENTHRERAQRHRPSGAGGWSAAPHAHIASLQASLF; this is encoded by the coding sequence ATGACGCTGCGCTGCCTGTACGTCGATTTCAACTCCTTCTTCGCCTCGGTCGAACAGCAAGACCGGCCGGAATTGCGCGGACAACCGGTCGGCGTGGTGCCGGTGCAGTCGATGACCACCTGCTGCATCGCCGCCAGCATCGAAGCCAAGGAACACGGCATCCGCACCGGCACGCTGGTCAGCGAGGCAAAGGGGCAATGCGCGGATATCGCGCTGATCGAAGCGCGGCCCGAGCGCTACATCGAAGTCCACCATCGGTTGATGAATGCAATCCAGGATTGCATTCCGCATGGCAAGGCCGCGTCGATCGACGAAGTACCGTGTTGGCTGATTGGTCGTGAGCGCCAGCGCGACAACGCCATCGAAATCGCCCATCGCATCAAGCGGCGCATCGCCGAGGATTTCGACTGGATCAAGTGCTCGATCGGCATCGCGCCGAACCAGTTCCTGGCCAAGACCGCTTCCGACATGCAGAAGCCGGACGGACTGACCGTGCTGGAACCGACCGACCTGCCGCATAAGCTGCACGCCCTGGAATTGCGCGACCTGTGCGGCATCGGCCCATCGATGGAGCGGCGTTTGCATGCGGCCGGCATCGATAGCGTCGAGAAACTGTGCGACGCCAATCGCGAGCGCCTGCGCCTGGCCTGGGGCAGCGTGGAGGGCGAGCGTTACTGGATGCAGTTGCGTGGCCATCACTTCGCACGGCCTTCCGCTCAACGCGGCTCCATCGGCCATTCGCATGTGCTGGGGCCGGAACTGCGCCATTTCGAAGGCGCGCGCTCGGTGCTGTTCAAGCTGCTGGCCAAGGCGGCGATGCGCCTGCGCGCCCGCGACCAGGACGGGCAAGGTCCGTTCCTCACCCGCGGCATGGCGATCCGCCTCCGTTTCGTCGGCCTCGACACGCGCTTCGAACGCGACCTTCAGTTCGCCCCCATCGACGATACCCCGACCTTGTTGCACCTGCTGGGCGAACAGTTGGCGCAATTGCAACGGCACATCGCCACGAAACGCTGGGATCCGAGGCGCCATCCGCCATTGTCGGTGGCGGTGACCCTGGTCGGATTGGAAGAACGCGGCCATGTGACCGGCGAACTGATGGCCGCGCGCCAGCGTGATCGCGACATGAGTGGCGTGGTCGATCGCATCAATCGGAAATACGGCAACAACTCGGTCTATTTCGGAGCGATGCATTGCGCGCTGGACAAGGACGCCGCGCCGATGCGGATCCCGTTCCAGCACGTGCCGGAAACCGGACTCGAACGCGACGTGAGACCGCGCAATGGATTCCGTCGCGCTACCGGATCCGACACCAGCCACGAGCTGTACCTGCTACGCGAACGCCAGTTCAAGGTGCTGGCGGAGAACACCCACCGCGAACGTGCGCAACGGCACCGCCCTTCCGGCGCGGGCGGCTGGAGTGCGGCGCCCCACGCGCACATCGCATCGCTGCAAGCGTCGCTGTTCTGA
- a CDS encoding 5-formyltetrahydrofolate cyclo-ligase codes for MRHARRVRFDDSPVNTDRDQLRRELRARRRELPAAQRIAAADALAAQLLALPFAPERGYVAGYWAMDGEIALHAWQLKLPRSCVYCLPVLADDELLRFAPWRPGDALVTNRFGIPEPDIEPSSALQAGDMDFVAMPLVGFDAHGTRLGMGGGWYDRSFAFRRESPAPPWLVGVGFEAQRVDSIDLHDWDVRPDATCTESAIYQ; via the coding sequence ATGCGGCATGCCCGCCGCGTCCGCTTCGACGACTCCCCGGTGAACACCGATCGCGACCAGCTGCGCCGCGAACTGCGCGCGCGTCGCCGCGAACTGCCGGCCGCGCAACGCATCGCCGCCGCCGATGCGCTCGCCGCGCAGTTGCTCGCATTGCCGTTCGCGCCCGAACGCGGCTACGTCGCCGGTTACTGGGCGATGGATGGCGAAATTGCGCTGCACGCCTGGCAATTGAAGCTTCCACGCAGTTGCGTCTACTGCCTGCCGGTACTCGCCGACGACGAGCTCCTGCGCTTCGCGCCCTGGCGCCCGGGTGATGCGCTGGTCACCAACCGCTTCGGCATTCCGGAACCGGACATCGAACCATCTTCGGCACTGCAGGCGGGCGACATGGACTTCGTCGCGATGCCGCTGGTCGGCTTCGATGCGCACGGCACGCGCCTGGGCATGGGCGGCGGCTGGTACGACCGCAGTTTCGCCTTCCGCCGCGAATCGCCGGCGCCGCCGTGGCTGGTCGGCGTGGGTTTCGAAGCGCAGCGCGTGGATTCGATCGACCTGCACGATTGGGACGTGCGCCCCGATGCCACCTGCACCGAAAGCGCGATCTACCAATGA
- a CDS encoding DEAD/DEAH box helicase, protein MALALKLYQRRALESLEKFFEAARLGNAADAFAACVDEGLPETYKPMPGLPAVPYACLRIPTGGGKTVMGAHIIQSAGRALLEREFPLVMWMVPTTQIKTQTLEAFRDPRHPYRQELDGAFDGKVAVFDVADFAQIRPADIGTKVCVVISTVAALRVTDKEGRKVYEHHEDLEVHFAGSTRDLGYLDKGADGKAVASFANLLKLHGPLVIMDEAHNATTPLSYAVYERLGPRAVVELTATPDVSSSNVLASVSAFELKAENMIKFPVVLKEHKDDWHAAVSSAVARRKSLAKTALDESEYIRPILLVQAESARGAATVEEVKKHLVDIDGVDEKVIAIATGDQREIDGIDLFARDCPIEVVITKQALKEGWDCSFAYVFCSVAQVHSDKDIQQLLGRVLRMPYATRRRQDAMNKAYAHVVTDSFGKAAGELTQSLLSIGFNPLEAAAAIRREAPQLPLRGGETTPAPPPTTRIEVRKEPDLSGVPARDAERVVFKSNEDGNGGVVEITGEIQPETVEAIVLTAPPSKRDELAAKIEHHLDLAAAAKAPSELGKEFRVPRLYSIEQGELELIDRGMVAAGFEWDLLASPPDLSSFRFNDDSMTFEVDLDDHTVHYHQVKDDVATYLPGFAQDRTDTDLIGWLDHEIRDPSIRQPVLREWLHRAVRNLLDERGFSLAQLLKGQFILRRKLEEQLLQAKDRAYRQGFQQALFDSGLEIVASDEPGHAFTYPADMALYPAHSYYAGAYRFRKHYYPIPGDLKNSGEEFECAQQIDLLDDVEFWVRNLVHPSQFWMPTSKQRTYPDFVAKLKDGRLFVIEYKGGDRFTADQEKEKRLVGDLWAKHSDGKGLYLMAQMTDDKGRGVREQLLAAIE, encoded by the coding sequence ATGGCCCTCGCCCTCAAACTGTACCAGCGCCGCGCACTCGAAAGCCTCGAAAAATTCTTCGAGGCCGCGCGACTCGGCAATGCGGCCGATGCATTCGCGGCCTGCGTCGACGAGGGCCTGCCCGAAACCTACAAGCCCATGCCCGGCCTGCCCGCCGTGCCCTACGCCTGCTTGCGCATTCCCACCGGCGGTGGCAAGACCGTGATGGGCGCGCACATCATCCAGTCCGCGGGACGCGCGTTGCTGGAACGCGAATTCCCGTTGGTCATGTGGATGGTGCCGACGACGCAGATCAAGACGCAGACGCTGGAAGCCTTCCGCGATCCGCGCCATCCCTATCGACAGGAACTCGACGGCGCCTTCGACGGCAAGGTCGCGGTGTTCGACGTGGCCGACTTCGCGCAGATCCGTCCGGCGGACATCGGCACCAAGGTCTGCGTCGTCATTTCCACCGTCGCTGCGTTGCGGGTGACGGACAAGGAAGGCCGCAAGGTCTACGAACACCACGAAGACCTGGAAGTGCATTTCGCCGGCAGCACGCGCGATCTTGGCTACCTCGACAAGGGCGCGGACGGCAAGGCCGTGGCCTCGTTTGCCAACCTGCTGAAGCTGCACGGCCCGCTGGTGATCATGGACGAAGCGCACAACGCGACCACGCCGCTGTCCTACGCCGTCTACGAACGCCTCGGCCCGCGCGCCGTGGTCGAACTGACCGCAACCCCGGATGTTTCCAGCTCCAACGTACTCGCCAGCGTCTCTGCCTTCGAGCTGAAGGCCGAGAACATGATCAAGTTCCCGGTGGTGTTGAAGGAACACAAGGACGACTGGCATGCGGCGGTGAGCAGCGCGGTCGCGCGGCGCAAATCGCTGGCGAAGACTGCGCTGGATGAATCGGAATACATTCGGCCGATCCTGCTGGTGCAGGCGGAAAGCGCGCGTGGTGCGGCGACCGTCGAGGAAGTGAAAAAGCACCTCGTCGACATTGATGGCGTCGACGAAAAGGTCATCGCCATCGCCACCGGCGACCAGCGCGAGATCGACGGCATCGACTTGTTCGCCAGGGATTGCCCGATCGAAGTCGTCATCACCAAGCAGGCGCTGAAGGAAGGCTGGGACTGCTCCTTCGCCTACGTGTTCTGCTCGGTGGCGCAGGTGCACAGCGACAAGGACATCCAACAACTGCTTGGCCGCGTGCTGCGCATGCCGTACGCCACGCGTCGCCGGCAGGACGCGATGAACAAGGCTTACGCGCACGTCGTCACCGACAGTTTCGGCAAGGCCGCCGGCGAGCTGACCCAATCGCTGCTCAGCATCGGCTTCAATCCGCTGGAAGCCGCGGCCGCGATTCGCCGCGAAGCGCCGCAGCTGCCGCTGCGGGGCGGCGAGACAACACCGGCGCCTCCACCGACCACGCGCATCGAAGTTCGCAAGGAACCCGACCTGTCCGGCGTTCCCGCCCGCGATGCGGAGCGCGTCGTTTTCAAGTCGAACGAAGACGGAAATGGCGGGGTCGTCGAAATCACAGGCGAAATCCAGCCGGAAACGGTGGAAGCCATCGTCCTGACCGCGCCGCCGAGCAAGCGCGACGAACTGGCCGCGAAAATCGAGCACCACCTCGACCTGGCCGCTGCCGCCAAGGCACCGAGCGAACTCGGCAAGGAATTCCGTGTCCCGCGGCTGTATTCGATCGAACAGGGCGAACTGGAACTGATCGATCGCGGCATGGTCGCCGCGGGCTTCGAATGGGATTTGCTCGCCAGCCCGCCCGACCTGTCCAGTTTCCGCTTCAACGACGACAGCATGACCTTCGAGGTCGATCTCGACGACCACACGGTGCACTACCACCAGGTGAAGGATGACGTCGCGACCTACCTGCCGGGCTTCGCCCAGGATCGAACCGACACCGACCTGATCGGATGGCTCGACCACGAGATCCGTGACCCATCGATCCGGCAGCCGGTATTGCGTGAATGGCTGCATCGCGCCGTGCGCAACCTGCTCGATGAGCGCGGCTTCTCGCTGGCGCAGTTGCTGAAAGGGCAATTCATCCTTCGCCGCAAACTGGAAGAGCAGTTGTTGCAGGCGAAGGATCGCGCTTACCGACAAGGCTTCCAGCAGGCGCTGTTCGATAGTGGATTGGAGATCGTTGCCAGCGATGAGCCTGGACACGCCTTCACCTATCCCGCCGACATGGCGCTGTACCCGGCACATTCGTATTACGCAGGGGCTTACCGCTTCCGCAAGCACTACTACCCGATCCCCGGCGACCTGAAGAATTCCGGCGAGGAATTCGAGTGCGCGCAGCAGATCGACCTGCTCGATGACGTCGAATTCTGGGTACGCAACCTCGTGCATCCATCGCAGTTCTGGATGCCGACTTCGAAACAGCGTACCTATCCGGATTTTGTCGCGAAGTTGAAGGACGGCCGCCTGTTCGTCATCGAATACAAGGGTGGCGATCGCTTTACCGCGGACCAGGAGAAGGAAAAACGCTTGGTGGGCGACCTCTGGGCCAAGCACAGCGACGGCAAGGGCCTGTACCTGATGGCGCAGATGACCGACGACAAAGGCCGCGGCGTGCGCGAGCAATTGCTGGCTGCGATTGAATAA
- a CDS encoding transcriptional regulator, whose translation MNDERQAFSRRLAEAMEKAGYKPRPGELHKAFNSHYEGASVSEMTASRWLNGKAIPAQDKLQVLAGLFSVEPHFLRFGGRKPRVGEGRPAWEAMTAPDRAMMDAFLALPPAQRKLVRELVAALGEGKGK comes from the coding sequence ATGAATGACGAGCGTCAAGCGTTTTCTCGGCGTCTGGCCGAGGCCATGGAGAAGGCGGGCTACAAGCCGCGTCCTGGCGAACTGCACAAGGCATTCAACAGCCACTATGAAGGCGCATCCGTATCGGAAATGACCGCCTCCCGTTGGCTCAACGGCAAGGCGATTCCCGCGCAGGACAAGCTGCAGGTCCTGGCCGGGCTCTTCTCGGTCGAACCGCATTTCCTGCGTTTCGGCGGAAGGAAACCACGGGTGGGCGAGGGCAGGCCCGCGTGGGAAGCGATGACCGCGCCCGACCGCGCGATGATGGATGCCTTCCTCGCCTTGCCACCCGCGCAGCGCAAGCTGGTGCGGGAGCTGGTTGCCGCGCTCGGAGAAGGGAAGGGGAAATAG
- the rpiA gene encoding ribose-5-phosphate isomerase RpiA produces the protein MSEAKKLAAEKAIDYVEDGMIVGVGTGSTVAYFIDALAAWKHRIAGAVSSSEQSTARLKSHGIEVIDPNVAGPLQLYVDGADECDPHKRLIKGGGAALTREKIIAEASDKFVCIIDASKQVPVLGKFPLPIEVIPMARSLVARELLRMTGGQPVWREGVVTDNGNWVLDLHNLAITDPVGLERELNQIPGVVSVGLFARRPADVVIVGGEPPKVL, from the coding sequence ATGTCCGAAGCCAAGAAACTCGCCGCGGAAAAGGCCATCGACTACGTCGAGGACGGCATGATCGTCGGCGTTGGCACCGGCTCCACCGTCGCCTACTTCATCGACGCGCTCGCGGCGTGGAAGCACCGCATCGCCGGCGCAGTGTCGAGTTCCGAACAGAGCACCGCGCGGCTGAAATCGCACGGCATCGAGGTGATCGACCCCAACGTCGCCGGCCCGCTGCAGCTGTACGTCGATGGTGCCGACGAATGCGACCCGCACAAGCGCCTGATCAAGGGCGGCGGCGCGGCGCTGACCCGCGAGAAGATCATCGCCGAGGCCAGCGACAAGTTCGTCTGCATCATCGACGCGAGCAAGCAGGTGCCGGTGCTCGGCAAGTTCCCGCTGCCGATCGAGGTGATCCCGATGGCGCGCAGCCTGGTCGCGCGCGAACTGCTGCGCATGACCGGCGGCCAGCCGGTGTGGCGCGAGGGCGTGGTCACCGACAACGGCAACTGGGTGCTGGACCTGCACAACCTCGCCATCACCGACCCGGTGGGGCTGGAACGCGAACTCAACCAGATCCCCGGCGTCGTCAGCGTCGGCCTGTTCGCGCGGCGGCCGGCGGACGTGGTGATCGTGGGTGGAGAGCCGCCGAAGGTGCTGTAG
- a CDS encoding site-specific DNA-methyltransferase: protein MPLLSWHNRDQDLTRAALAPYRLLEPVTGLSYGEPDAPNMLIEGDNLDALKALLPYYAGQVKCVFIDPPYNTGSAFDHYDDNLEHSTWLSTMYPRLELLKQLLAKDGHIFVQIDDNEMAYLQVVMDEIFGRPNRAINIAVKMSELSGVKMKHVDRKPPKLKEYILGYRATPAGRLRPVKKAKNPENLEKYLRYYTNFIENPEDDVEEWVVTSIKEHLLSEGVEPTEENIREFQLREAERVVYRTNNALLARQKFHTRTAKVISPTGIEYVWWEGKQMLFLSSYTEEYLGDFWPDISTINLNKEGGVDFKRGKKPETLLQRILEMCTSESDLVLDSFLGSGTTAAVAHKMGRRWIGIEMGDHARTHCQPRLKKVVDGEQGGISEAVGWKGGSGFRFYKLGVPVFDQDGHIDERIKFEQLAAHVWFAETGTPRSTRAKKDAFLGEHGGTGYYLLFNGILGDERKTGGNVLTRRVLRSLAKFDGPKVIYGEACDLSAEQLRELDIAFRQTPYDIQAR, encoded by the coding sequence ATGCCGCTGCTGTCCTGGCACAACCGCGACCAAGACCTGACCCGTGCGGCACTGGCGCCTTACCGGCTGCTGGAGCCGGTGACGGGCCTGTCTTATGGCGAGCCGGATGCGCCGAACATGCTGATCGAGGGCGACAACCTCGATGCGCTGAAGGCGCTGTTGCCGTATTACGCGGGGCAGGTGAAGTGCGTGTTCATCGATCCGCCGTACAACACGGGCAGCGCGTTCGACCATTACGACGACAATCTTGAGCATTCGACGTGGCTGTCGACGATGTATCCGCGATTGGAGTTGCTCAAGCAGCTCCTTGCCAAAGATGGGCACATTTTTGTCCAAATCGACGACAACGAGATGGCTTATCTCCAAGTCGTCATGGACGAGATATTTGGCCGACCCAATCGCGCGATAAACATCGCGGTGAAAATGAGTGAGCTCAGTGGCGTGAAGATGAAACATGTCGACAGGAAGCCGCCAAAGCTCAAGGAGTACATCCTCGGCTACCGCGCCACACCGGCTGGTCGACTCCGCCCGGTGAAGAAAGCGAAGAATCCAGAGAATCTCGAAAAATATCTCCGCTACTACACGAATTTCATCGAAAACCCAGAAGACGACGTCGAAGAATGGGTCGTCACCTCGATCAAGGAACACCTCTTATCTGAAGGCGTGGAGCCGACGGAGGAAAACATCCGGGAATTTCAACTTCGCGAAGCCGAACGCGTCGTGTATCGAACCAACAATGCGCTTCTGGCTCGACAGAAATTCCATACTCGAACAGCGAAAGTGATTTCACCCACAGGCATCGAATATGTGTGGTGGGAAGGGAAGCAAATGCTGTTCCTCTCTTCCTATACCGAAGAGTATCTGGGCGATTTCTGGCCAGATATCAGCACCATCAATCTCAACAAAGAAGGCGGCGTTGATTTCAAGCGCGGTAAGAAGCCGGAAACATTGCTTCAACGCATACTCGAGATGTGCACCAGCGAAAGCGATCTCGTCCTCGACAGTTTCCTCGGCAGCGGCACGACCGCCGCCGTCGCGCACAAGATGGGTCGGCGCTGGATCGGCATCGAAATGGGCGACCACGCCCGCACGCATTGCCAGCCGCGGCTGAAGAAAGTCGTCGACGGCGAGCAGGGCGGCATTTCCGAAGCCGTCGGCTGGAAAGGCGGCAGCGGTTTCCGCTTCTACAAGCTCGGCGTGCCCGTGTTCGACCAGGACGGCCACATCGACGAACGCATCAAGTTCGAACAACTCGCCGCGCATGTCTGGTTCGCGGAAACCGGCACGCCGCGCTCCACACGCGCGAAGAAGGACGCCTTCCTCGGCGAACACGGCGGCACCGGCTACTACCTGCTGTTCAATGGCATCCTCGGCGACGAACGCAAGACCGGCGGCAACGTGCTGACCAGGCGCGTGCTGCGCTCGCTGGCGAAATTCGACGGCCCGAAGGTGATCTACGGCGAAGCCTGCGACCTGTCCGCCGAACAACTGCGCGAACTCGACATCGCGTTCCGGCAAACGCCCTACGACATCCAGGCGCGCTGA
- a CDS encoding DUF192 domain-containing protein, which yields MLRNPVFFTLFILALACTGCASATGPWVKLGGQRYSVEVARTEAERDRGLMFRDELPAGHGMLFIHEQEGPLAYWMKNTRIPLDILFFDHDKRLVSQQRDVPPCDLGDACPPYPSDAPAIYVLELNAGEAERLRLENGATIEFAPDIQPAP from the coding sequence ATGCTCAGGAATCCCGTGTTTTTCACGCTTTTCATCCTCGCGCTCGCCTGTACCGGCTGCGCCAGCGCCACCGGCCCCTGGGTCAAGCTGGGCGGCCAGCGCTACAGCGTCGAAGTCGCCCGGACCGAAGCCGAGCGTGACCGCGGCCTGATGTTCCGCGACGAATTGCCTGCAGGGCACGGGATGCTGTTCATCCACGAACAGGAAGGACCGCTGGCCTACTGGATGAAGAACACCCGGATTCCGCTGGACATCCTGTTCTTCGACCACGACAAGCGCCTGGTTTCGCAACAGCGCGACGTGCCGCCTTGCGACCTCGGCGATGCCTGTCCGCCGTATCCGAGCGATGCGCCGGCGATCTACGTGCTGGAGCTCAACGCGGGCGAAGCCGAGCGTTTGCGGCTAGAGAACGGTGCGACGATCGAATTCGCACCGGATATCCAGCCTGCTCCGTAA
- a CDS encoding SirB1 family protein → MAMPYPLPDWNQLATLDDARLPLLATALLIARDEYPDLDPDLYDTLLHSHAEALRGEIEAIDSWPLKMQAINHHLFDELGYSGNHDEYYDPRNSYLNEVCERRLGNPISLAMVQIDVARRLGVPLDGVSFPGHFLVRLPVGDSLLVMDPFNRGRPLDEEELRERASKHFGGDEPDDDALLRILHPAGNRAILMRILRNLHAAYAEGEDWERATRSADRILRLAPGNREALRDRGLGYLELGHVQGARADIANYLQRNPEAPDAPALRERLVELGGPGRPH, encoded by the coding sequence ATGGCGATGCCGTATCCATTGCCGGACTGGAACCAGCTCGCGACGCTCGATGATGCGCGCCTGCCACTGCTCGCGACCGCGCTGCTGATCGCGCGCGACGAATACCCGGACCTCGATCCAGACCTCTACGACACGCTGCTGCACAGCCATGCGGAAGCGCTGCGCGGCGAGATCGAGGCGATCGATTCGTGGCCGCTGAAGATGCAGGCGATCAACCACCATCTCTTCGACGAACTCGGCTACAGCGGCAACCACGATGAGTACTACGACCCGCGCAACAGCTACCTCAACGAGGTCTGCGAGCGCCGGCTCGGCAACCCGATCTCGCTGGCGATGGTGCAGATCGACGTCGCGCGCAGGCTCGGCGTGCCACTGGACGGCGTGTCGTTCCCCGGGCATTTCCTAGTGCGCCTGCCGGTCGGCGACAGCCTGCTGGTGATGGATCCGTTCAACCGCGGCCGCCCGCTGGACGAGGAGGAATTGCGCGAACGCGCGAGCAAGCATTTCGGCGGGGACGAGCCCGACGACGACGCGCTGCTGCGGATCCTGCATCCGGCCGGCAACCGCGCGATCCTGATGCGGATCCTGCGCAACCTGCACGCCGCCTACGCGGAAGGCGAGGATTGGGAACGCGCGACGCGCAGCGCCGATCGCATCCTGCGCCTCGCGCCAGGCAACCGCGAGGCCTTGCGCGACCGCGGTCTGGGCTACCTGGAACTCGGGCACGTACAAGGCGCGCGGGCCGACATCGCCAATTACCTGCAACGCAATCCGGAAGCGCCGGATGCGCCCGCCCTGCGCGAGCGGCTGGTGGAACTCGGCGGCCCGGGCCGGCCGCACTGA
- a CDS encoding REP-associated tyrosine transposase: MDDKPHSHRLRIGRRSEVGGCYLLTTCCNGRQARFANPEAADIVLDALHWLVREGRMELLAAVVMPDHLHLVAVLRHGSLGGLMHGIKRHAALAINRAETRSGGPLWQPGYHDRALRSDQAVEAAIGYCLKNPVRAGLVEDFREYPHWWCKFGLD; encoded by the coding sequence ATGGACGACAAACCGCATTCGCACCGACTGCGCATCGGGCGTCGCAGCGAGGTGGGCGGGTGCTATCTGCTGACTACCTGCTGCAATGGCCGGCAGGCGCGTTTCGCCAATCCCGAGGCCGCGGACATCGTTCTGGATGCACTGCATTGGCTAGTCCGCGAAGGCAGGATGGAGTTGCTGGCGGCTGTGGTGATGCCGGACCATCTCCATCTGGTGGCCGTGCTGCGACATGGGTCGCTGGGTGGATTGATGCACGGCATCAAGCGCCATGCTGCGCTTGCAATCAATCGGGCCGAAACTCGCTCGGGCGGGCCGCTGTGGCAGCCCGGATACCACGATCGGGCGCTGCGATCGGACCAGGCGGTGGAAGCGGCTATCGGTTATTGCCTGAAGAACCCGGTACGCGCGGGATTGGTGGAGGATTTTCGCGAGTATCCGCACTGGTGGTGCAAATTCGGGCTGGATTGA
- a CDS encoding cell division protein ZapA — protein sequence MSESADAVSIRVLDREYTVGVKPEERDSLLAAARLLDQQMREIRGANRMAAIDRVAVLAALNFAHELQLLRDSRKGHDRELAATIGDLQRKLDTLLGS from the coding sequence ATGAGCGAGTCCGCCGACGCGGTCAGCATCCGCGTGCTCGACCGCGAGTACACGGTCGGCGTCAAGCCGGAGGAACGCGACAGCCTGCTCGCCGCCGCGCGCCTGCTCGACCAGCAGATGCGCGAGATCCGCGGCGCCAACCGCATGGCCGCGATCGACCGCGTCGCGGTGCTCGCCGCGCTCAACTTCGCGCACGAACTGCAATTGCTGCGCGATTCGCGCAAGGGCCACGACCGCGAACTCGCGGCGACCATCGGCGACCTGCAACGCAAGCTCGACACCCTGCTCGGCAGCTGA